In Agromyces sp. G08B096, a genomic segment contains:
- a CDS encoding biotin carboxylase N-terminal domain-containing protein: MPRITKVLIANRGEIAVRVIRAARDSGIASVAVYADQDRDARHVKLADEAYALDGSTSADTYLVIDKLLSVARRSGADAVHPGYGFLAENSDFARAVIDAGLIWIGPSPEAIERLGDKVSARHVAEKVGAPLAPGTLNPVADAAEVLEFVDVHGLPVAIKAAFGGGGRGLKVARTREEVPELFDSATREAVAAFGRGECFVEKYLDQPRHVETQCLADQHGNVVVVSTRDCSLQRRHQKLVEEAPAPFLTDEQVEALYTSSKAILKEVGYVGAGTCEFLIGKDGTVSFLEVNTRLQVEHPVSEEVTGLDLVREQFRLAEGGVLDYPDPVAVGHSFEFRINGEDPGRNFLPAPGPIHQLRFPGGPGVRVDSGVTSGDEISGAFDSLLAKLIVTGKDRQEALARARRALDEFEVTGLPTVLPFHRDIVRDPAFAPEGDEPFSVYTRWIETEYDNTLEPWTGELEEPRGPAARTSVVVEVEGRRIEVSLPKKLLGGGSGSAATGAAASGPAPRRRSAAHAVDTATGDAVKAPMQATVVKVAVAEGDRVVKGDLVLVLEAMKMEQPIVAHKDGIIGLVNAEAGATVSSGHLLLSIADA, from the coding sequence ATGCCGCGCATCACGAAAGTCCTCATCGCCAACCGCGGAGAGATCGCCGTCCGGGTCATCCGCGCGGCGCGCGACTCCGGTATCGCGTCCGTCGCGGTGTACGCCGACCAGGACCGCGACGCCCGGCACGTCAAGCTCGCCGACGAGGCGTACGCCCTCGACGGCTCCACCAGCGCCGACACGTATCTCGTCATCGACAAGCTCCTCTCCGTCGCCCGCCGCTCCGGCGCGGACGCCGTGCACCCCGGCTACGGGTTCCTCGCCGAGAACTCCGACTTCGCCCGCGCCGTCATCGACGCCGGCCTCATCTGGATCGGACCCTCCCCCGAGGCGATCGAGCGCCTCGGCGACAAGGTCTCTGCGCGCCACGTCGCCGAGAAGGTCGGCGCCCCGCTCGCGCCCGGCACGCTGAACCCGGTGGCGGATGCCGCCGAGGTGCTCGAGTTCGTCGACGTCCACGGCCTGCCCGTGGCGATCAAGGCCGCCTTCGGCGGCGGCGGCCGCGGCCTGAAGGTCGCCCGCACCCGCGAGGAGGTGCCCGAGCTCTTCGACTCGGCCACCCGTGAGGCCGTCGCGGCCTTCGGCCGCGGCGAGTGCTTCGTCGAGAAGTACCTCGACCAGCCACGGCACGTCGAGACCCAGTGCCTCGCCGACCAGCACGGCAACGTCGTCGTCGTCTCGACCCGCGACTGCTCGCTGCAGCGCCGGCACCAGAAGCTCGTCGAAGAGGCGCCCGCGCCGTTCCTCACCGACGAGCAGGTCGAGGCGCTGTACACCTCCTCGAAGGCCATCCTCAAGGAGGTCGGCTACGTCGGCGCCGGCACGTGCGAGTTCCTGATCGGCAAGGACGGCACCGTCTCCTTCCTCGAGGTGAACACGCGCCTCCAGGTCGAGCACCCCGTCTCGGAAGAGGTCACCGGCCTCGATCTCGTCCGCGAGCAGTTCCGGCTCGCCGAGGGCGGCGTGCTCGACTACCCCGATCCCGTGGCCGTCGGCCACTCGTTCGAGTTCCGCATCAACGGCGAGGACCCGGGCCGCAACTTCCTCCCCGCCCCCGGCCCGATCCACCAGCTGCGCTTCCCCGGCGGCCCCGGCGTCCGCGTCGACTCCGGCGTGACGAGCGGCGACGAGATCTCGGGCGCCTTCGACTCGCTCCTCGCGAAGCTCATCGTCACGGGCAAGGACCGCCAGGAGGCGCTCGCACGCGCCCGCCGCGCCCTCGACGAGTTCGAGGTGACGGGCCTGCCGACCGTGCTGCCGTTCCACCGCGACATCGTGCGCGACCCGGCCTTCGCGCCCGAGGGCGACGAGCCCTTCTCGGTCTATACGCGCTGGATCGAGACCGAGTACGACAACACGCTCGAGCCGTGGACGGGCGAGCTCGAGGAGCCCCGCGGCCCCGCCGCGCGCACCTCGGTCGTCGTCGAGGTGGAGGGCCGTCGCATCGAGGTGTCGCTGCCGAAGAAGCTGCTGGGCGGCGGGTCGGGTTCTGCGGCCACCGGTGCTGCGGCCTCGGGCCCGGCTCCCCGCCGCCGCTCGGCCGCACACGCCGTGGACACCGCGACGGGGGACGCCGTGAAGGCGCCGATGCAGGCCACGGTCGTGAAGGTCGCGGTCGCCGAGGGCGACCGGGTCGTCAAGGGCGACCTCGTCCTCGTGCTGGAGGCCATGAAGATGGAGCAGCCGATCGTCGCCCACAAGGACGGCATCATCGGGCTCGTGAACGCCGAGGCGGGTGCGACCGTCTCGAGCGGACACCTGCTGCTGTCGATCGCGGACGCGTAG
- a CDS encoding nucleoside deaminase has protein sequence MDASPETRPLDDVDRARLRRCVELASEALDAGDEPFGSLLVDAAGEVRFEDRNREGGGDATAHPELAIAQWAARHLEPEERRHCVVYTSGEHCPMCSAAHAWVGLGRIVYATSSEQFTAWRRERGLPAGPVAALPIQAVAPGVEVAGPDAELSAEVRVLFERMLDRAGR, from the coding sequence ATGGATGCCTCGCCCGAGACTCGCCCGCTCGACGACGTCGACCGTGCACGGCTGCGCCGCTGCGTCGAGCTGGCGAGCGAGGCGCTCGACGCCGGCGACGAGCCGTTCGGGTCCCTCCTCGTCGACGCCGCCGGCGAGGTGCGGTTCGAGGACCGCAACCGCGAAGGCGGCGGCGACGCGACGGCGCATCCCGAGCTCGCGATCGCGCAGTGGGCGGCCCGGCACCTGGAACCCGAGGAACGGCGCCATTGCGTCGTCTACACCTCGGGCGAGCATTGCCCGATGTGCAGTGCAGCGCACGCCTGGGTCGGTCTCGGCCGCATCGTCTACGCGACGAGCAGCGAGCAGTTCACCGCGTGGCGCCGCGAACGCGGCCTGCCCGCCGGGCCGGTCGCTGCGCTGCCGATCCAGGCCGTGGCACCCGGCGTGGAGGTGGCCGGGCCCGACGCCGAGCTCTCCGCCGAGGTGCGGGTGCTGTTCGAGCGGATGCTCGACCGGGCGGGTCGCTGA
- a CDS encoding amino acid permease, whose translation MDLRVKSVEASMADAADESRSLRRSLGTWDLALMGIAVAVGAGIFSVGAQAAASFAGPSVIVSFVLAAITCGLAIMCYAEFASTVPVAGSAYTFTYATMGELLAWIIGWDLILEMFTAAAVLAKYWGVYLSEALLAFGVPFPATFELGGLEVSWPAFLIVAVFTALLVAGTKLTARVGAVFTIIKVAIVLFVIVVGFFFVRAANFTPFIPEAVPTEGGASDAWTQSLFSWLTGAAPAQYGVFGLLAAASLVFFAFIGFDVVATSAEEVRDPQRRLPRGIFLGLGIVTLLYVLVSIVMTGMVSYRELAEEESPSLATAFRLVGQDWASAVISLGALAGLTTVIMVLLLGLSRIVFALSRDGLLPRWFSKTTAHTKTPARVQIIGGLVVALVAAFTDVGLLEEMINIGTLSAFVLVSVGIVVLRRTRPDLPRGFRVPWSPVLPIVSAALCLWLMFNLTTLTWVRFLVWLAIGIVIYLLYGRRRSRLAGGQVSEVELPTAQGSDDPTAGR comes from the coding sequence ATGGACCTCCGGGTCAAGTCGGTCGAGGCGTCGATGGCGGATGCCGCGGACGAGTCGAGGAGCTTGCGGCGGTCGCTCGGGACCTGGGATCTGGCCCTCATGGGCATCGCGGTCGCGGTCGGCGCGGGCATCTTCTCCGTCGGCGCGCAGGCCGCCGCGAGCTTCGCCGGACCGAGCGTGATCGTCTCGTTCGTGCTCGCCGCGATCACCTGCGGTCTCGCGATCATGTGCTACGCCGAGTTCGCCTCCACGGTGCCGGTCGCGGGCAGTGCGTACACCTTCACGTACGCCACGATGGGGGAGCTGCTCGCGTGGATCATCGGGTGGGACCTCATCCTCGAGATGTTCACGGCCGCGGCCGTGCTCGCGAAGTACTGGGGCGTGTACCTCAGCGAGGCGCTGCTCGCGTTCGGCGTACCGTTCCCGGCGACGTTCGAGCTCGGCGGCCTCGAGGTCAGCTGGCCCGCGTTCCTCATCGTCGCGGTGTTCACCGCGCTGCTCGTCGCCGGCACGAAGCTCACCGCCCGCGTCGGCGCGGTGTTCACGATCATCAAGGTCGCGATCGTGCTGTTCGTCATCGTCGTCGGGTTCTTCTTCGTCCGCGCGGCGAACTTCACGCCCTTCATCCCCGAGGCGGTGCCCACCGAGGGCGGCGCGTCGGATGCCTGGACGCAGTCGCTGTTCTCCTGGCTGACGGGCGCGGCGCCCGCGCAGTACGGCGTGTTCGGCCTGCTGGCCGCGGCATCCCTCGTGTTCTTCGCATTCATCGGGTTCGACGTGGTCGCGACCAGCGCGGAGGAGGTGCGCGACCCGCAGCGCCGGCTCCCGCGCGGCATCTTCCTCGGGCTCGGCATCGTGACGCTGCTGTACGTGCTCGTGTCGATCGTGATGACCGGCATGGTCTCGTACCGCGAGCTCGCCGAGGAGGAGAGCCCGTCGCTCGCGACGGCGTTCCGGCTCGTCGGGCAGGACTGGGCGTCGGCGGTCATCTCACTGGGGGCGCTCGCGGGTCTCACGACCGTCATCATGGTCCTGCTGCTCGGGCTCTCGCGCATCGTGTTCGCGCTCAGCCGCGATGGGCTGCTGCCGCGCTGGTTCTCGAAGACGACGGCGCACACGAAGACGCCGGCGCGCGTGCAGATCATCGGCGGGCTGGTTGTCGCGCTCGTAGCGGCGTTCACCGATGTGGGCCTGCTCGAGGAGATGATCAACATCGGCACGCTCTCGGCGTTCGTGCTGGTGAGTGTCGGCATCGTGGTGCTGCGGCGGACTCGGCCCGATCTGCCGCGCGGGTTCCGGGTGCCGTGGTCGCCCGTGCTGCCGATCGTGTCGGCCGCGCTGTGCCTCTGGCTGATGTTCAACCTCACGACGCTGACCTGGGTGCGATTCCTCGTCTGGCTCGCGATCGGCATCGTGATCTACCTGCTCTACGGCCGTCGCCGCTCGCGCCTCGCGGGCGGACAGGTGAGCGAGGTCGAGCTGCCTACCGCGCAGGGCTCCGACGACCCGACGGCGGGCCGGTAG
- a CDS encoding NAD(P)H-quinone dehydrogenase, translating to MAYEFERTQRIAVLGGGPGGYEAALAGAQLGAEVTLIERAGVGGSAVLTDVVPSKSLIATAEASNAVKEAADLGVQFYAKGAADKAVKPQVAINLAAVNKRLLGLAAQQSEDMRQNLIDAGVHLVQGEGRLDGPNAIIVSTAKGGTDFDRIEADTLLISVGATPRILPTAVPDGERILTWTQLYDLQQIPEHLIVVGSGVTGAEFASAYRALGAKVTLISSRDQVLPGEDQDAASVIEKVFKRNGMKVLNKSRAESVVRDGDSVVATLTDGREVRGSHCLMAVGSVPNTRDLGLEDAGVQLSESGHIRVNRVARTSIPNIYAAGDCTTFLPLASVASMQGRTAMFHAMGDIVNPPENRNITSNIFTQPEIATVGWTEKEIDEGVVPGVVYKLPLLSNPRAKMMGIRDGFVKLFASSGSGAIIGGVIVAPRASDLIFPLALAVEHRLTVDQFAEAFPVYPSLSGSLTDAARAMHIVR from the coding sequence ATGGCCTACGAGTTCGAGCGCACCCAGAGAATCGCCGTCCTCGGAGGTGGGCCAGGAGGATACGAGGCCGCGCTGGCCGGCGCGCAGCTCGGAGCCGAGGTCACGCTCATCGAACGTGCGGGCGTGGGCGGCTCGGCCGTGCTCACCGACGTGGTGCCCTCGAAGTCGCTCATCGCGACCGCCGAGGCCTCGAACGCGGTCAAGGAGGCCGCCGACCTCGGCGTGCAGTTCTACGCGAAGGGCGCCGCCGACAAGGCGGTGAAGCCCCAGGTGGCGATCAACCTCGCCGCGGTCAACAAGCGCCTGCTCGGCCTCGCCGCGCAGCAGTCCGAGGACATGCGGCAGAACCTCATCGACGCGGGCGTGCACCTCGTGCAGGGCGAGGGGCGCCTCGACGGGCCCAACGCCATCATCGTGTCGACGGCGAAGGGCGGCACAGACTTCGACCGCATCGAGGCCGACACGCTCCTGATCTCGGTCGGGGCCACGCCCCGCATCCTGCCGACCGCCGTGCCCGACGGCGAGCGGATCCTCACCTGGACGCAGCTCTACGACCTGCAGCAGATCCCCGAGCACCTCATCGTCGTCGGCTCCGGCGTCACCGGCGCCGAGTTCGCGTCGGCCTACCGCGCCCTCGGAGCCAAGGTCACGCTCATCTCCAGCCGCGACCAGGTGCTGCCGGGCGAAGACCAGGACGCGGCATCCGTCATCGAGAAGGTCTTCAAGCGCAACGGCATGAAGGTGCTGAACAAGTCGCGCGCCGAGTCGGTGGTGCGCGACGGCGACTCCGTCGTCGCGACCCTCACCGACGGCCGCGAGGTGCGCGGATCGCACTGCCTCATGGCGGTCGGCTCGGTGCCGAACACGCGCGACCTCGGCCTCGAGGACGCCGGTGTGCAGCTGTCGGAGTCCGGCCACATCCGGGTCAACCGGGTGGCGCGCACGTCCATCCCCAACATCTACGCCGCCGGCGACTGCACGACGTTCCTGCCGCTCGCCTCGGTCGCCTCCATGCAGGGCCGCACCGCGATGTTCCACGCCATGGGCGACATCGTGAACCCGCCCGAGAACCGCAACATCACGTCGAACATCTTCACTCAGCCCGAGATCGCCACTGTCGGCTGGACCGAGAAGGAGATCGACGAGGGCGTCGTGCCGGGCGTCGTCTACAAGCTGCCGCTGTTGTCGAACCCGAGGGCGAAGATGATGGGCATCCGCGACGGGTTCGTGAAGCTGTTCGCCTCGAGCGGCTCGGGCGCCATCATCGGCGGCGTCATCGTCGCGCCGAGGGCCTCGGATCTCATCTTCCCGCTGGCGCTCGCGGTCGAGCACCGCCTGACGGTCGACCAGTTCGCCGAGGCGTTCCCGGTCTATCCGTCGCTCAGCGGGTCGCTGACCGACGCGGCGAGGGCGATGCATATCGTGCGCTGA
- a CDS encoding purine-nucleoside phosphorylase → MQQQNPLDDPAADPFAIAQEAADRIAELTGVARHDVALTLGSGWGKAAELLGETTHTIPATEVPGFSKPALEGHVGTLRSVALPNGRRALVIGARTHYYEGHGVRRVVHSVRTAAATGATTMILTNGAGGIKETWTPGTPVLISDHINLTADSPLEGATFIDLTDLYSRRLRDLARSIAPELDEGVYCQFRGPHYETPAEVQMAKAIGGHIVGMSTALEAIAARQAGMEILGMSLITNLAAGIQQTPLSHEEVIQAGRAAEPVISRLLADIVQAL, encoded by the coding sequence ATGCAGCAGCAGAACCCGCTCGACGATCCCGCCGCCGACCCGTTCGCCATCGCGCAGGAGGCGGCCGACCGCATCGCCGAGCTCACCGGCGTCGCGCGCCACGACGTGGCCCTCACCCTCGGCTCCGGCTGGGGCAAGGCCGCCGAGCTCCTCGGCGAGACGACCCACACGATCCCCGCGACCGAGGTGCCCGGTTTCTCGAAGCCGGCGCTCGAAGGACACGTGGGCACGCTGCGGTCGGTGGCGCTGCCGAACGGCCGGCGGGCGCTCGTGATCGGGGCACGCACCCACTACTACGAGGGCCACGGGGTTCGACGGGTCGTGCACTCGGTGCGTACCGCCGCGGCCACCGGCGCGACGACGATGATCCTCACCAACGGCGCCGGCGGCATCAAGGAGACCTGGACCCCGGGCACCCCGGTGCTCATCAGCGACCACATCAACCTCACCGCCGACTCCCCGCTCGAGGGCGCCACGTTCATCGACCTCACCGACCTCTACTCGCGGCGACTGCGCGACCTCGCCCGGTCGATCGCACCCGAGCTCGACGAGGGCGTGTACTGCCAGTTCCGCGGCCCGCACTACGAGACCCCGGCCGAGGTGCAGATGGCGAAGGCCATCGGCGGACACATCGTCGGCATGTCGACGGCGCTCGAGGCGATCGCGGCGCGCCAGGCGGGCATGGAGATCCTCGGGATGTCCCTCATCACCAACCTCGCCGCGGGCATCCAGCAGACCCCGCTCAGCCACGAGGAGGTCATCCAGGCCGGCCGCGCCGCAGAGCCCGTGATCTCGCGGCTCCTCGCCGACATCGTGCAGGCCCTGTAA
- a CDS encoding phospho-sugar mutase — protein sequence MSQPELSADDRTRIALAESWIAQDPDPETREELAAIIEAVRAGDVSAADDLADRFDHRLAFGTAGLRGAIAAGPNRMNRVLVAQAAAGLAAYLLEHAEAGTVPSVVIGYDGRKNSEVFARDSAEVMAGAGVRAILLPRLLPTPVLAFAVRHLDTAAGVMVTASHNPPNDNGYKVYLGGASHGSQIVSPTDAEIAAHILRIAEERRVPDLPRASFETAPESVVDAYVAATAAVASAARADSAGTELRVVYTAMHGVGWETFARVADAAGFPRPAVVDTQIAPDAAFPTVAFPNPEEPGAMDLSFERARAVGADLVIANDPDADRLAIAIPDQAADGGWRRLSGNEVGLLLGWRAAEQAASVSGDGGAEGTLACSIVSSPGLAAIAEAYGLEFRATLTGFKWISRAPGLVFGFEEALGYLVNPATVRDKDGISAAIAFLDLAADLAARGRSVAEHLDDFVARFGCFASGQVSIRVTDLSRIGAVMARLRADPPTSVGGIPVDRIEDLADGFGDLPPSDVLRLVLEHGGRVMVRPSGTEPKLKVYLDAVATEGDVAERRAAAAATIAALEAGMRELVA from the coding sequence ATGTCTCAGCCCGAACTCTCCGCAGACGACCGCACGCGCATCGCGCTGGCCGAGTCCTGGATCGCCCAGGACCCCGACCCCGAGACGCGCGAGGAGCTCGCGGCGATCATCGAGGCGGTGCGCGCGGGGGACGTCTCCGCGGCCGACGACCTCGCCGACCGCTTCGACCACCGCCTCGCGTTCGGCACCGCCGGACTCCGCGGGGCGATCGCCGCCGGTCCGAATCGGATGAACCGGGTGCTCGTCGCTCAGGCAGCTGCCGGACTCGCCGCCTACCTGCTCGAACACGCCGAGGCGGGGACGGTGCCGTCGGTCGTCATCGGCTACGACGGGCGGAAGAACTCCGAGGTGTTCGCGCGCGACTCGGCCGAGGTGATGGCCGGGGCGGGCGTCCGCGCCATCCTGCTCCCCCGGCTGCTGCCGACCCCGGTGCTCGCCTTCGCCGTGCGCCATCTCGACACTGCGGCCGGGGTCATGGTGACGGCGAGCCACAACCCGCCGAACGACAACGGCTACAAGGTCTACCTCGGCGGCGCGAGTCACGGGTCGCAGATCGTGTCGCCCACCGACGCGGAGATCGCGGCGCATATCCTGCGCATCGCCGAGGAGCGACGCGTGCCCGACCTGCCCCGCGCCTCGTTCGAGACCGCGCCCGAATCGGTCGTCGACGCCTACGTGGCGGCGACCGCCGCGGTAGCGTCCGCGGCTCGCGCGGACTCCGCCGGTACGGAGCTCCGCGTCGTCTACACGGCCATGCACGGGGTCGGCTGGGAGACGTTCGCCCGCGTCGCCGATGCCGCGGGCTTCCCGCGACCCGCGGTGGTCGACACCCAGATCGCGCCCGACGCCGCGTTCCCGACCGTCGCGTTCCCGAACCCCGAAGAGCCGGGCGCGATGGATCTCAGCTTCGAACGCGCCCGCGCCGTCGGCGCCGATCTCGTGATCGCCAACGACCCCGACGCCGATCGGCTCGCCATCGCCATCCCCGATCAGGCCGCCGACGGCGGCTGGCGCCGCCTCAGCGGCAACGAGGTGGGGCTGCTGCTCGGCTGGCGCGCGGCAGAGCAGGCCGCCTCGGTCTCGGGCGACGGCGGTGCCGAGGGCACCCTCGCGTGCTCGATCGTCTCCTCGCCTGGGCTCGCCGCCATCGCGGAGGCCTACGGCCTCGAGTTCCGCGCGACGCTCACCGGGTTCAAGTGGATCTCGCGGGCGCCCGGACTGGTGTTCGGCTTCGAGGAAGCGCTGGGCTACCTCGTGAACCCCGCCACCGTACGCGACAAGGACGGCATCTCGGCGGCCATCGCGTTCCTCGACCTCGCCGCCGACCTCGCCGCGCGCGGGCGGAGCGTCGCCGAACACCTCGACGACTTCGTCGCCCGATTCGGATGCTTCGCCTCCGGCCAGGTCTCGATCCGCGTCACCGACCTCTCCCGCATCGGCGCCGTGATGGCGCGGCTGCGCGCCGACCCGCCGACCTCGGTGGGAGGCATCCCGGTGGACCGCATCGAGGATCTCGCCGACGGCTTCGGCGACCTGCCGCCGAGCGATGTGCTGAGGCTCGTGCTCGAGCACGGGGGACGCGTCATGGTGCGACCGAGCGGCACCGAGCCGAAGCTGAAGGTCTACCTCGACGCGGTCGCGACCGAGGGCGACGTGGCCGAGCGCCGCGCAGCGGCCGCCGCGACGATCGCCGCGCTCGAAGCCGGCATGAGGGAGCTCGTGGCCTGA
- a CDS encoding PTS sugar transporter subunit IIB, whose amino-acid sequence MRIVAVCGAGIGTSAILKVNAERALARLGLSADVTATDLDGIVTTAADAQVVLTSSELAAQVRSRLGRTYAEIIEVRNYFDVEEIAAHLERSLG is encoded by the coding sequence GTGAGGATCGTCGCCGTCTGCGGTGCCGGCATCGGCACCTCGGCCATCCTGAAGGTGAACGCCGAACGCGCCCTCGCCCGGCTCGGGCTCTCCGCCGACGTGACGGCGACCGATCTCGACGGCATCGTGACGACCGCGGCTGACGCGCAAGTCGTGCTGACCTCGAGCGAGCTGGCGGCGCAGGTGCGCTCACGACTCGGGCGCACCTACGCCGAGATCATCGAGGTACGCAACTACTTCGACGTCGAGGAGATCGCGGCGCACCTCGAGCGCTCGCTCGGCTGA
- a CDS encoding PTS sugar transporter subunit IIA, translated as MPLPPLPDTAVALGAEAADWRAAVRLAGRALNRSGATKAEYVERMIAVIEEFGAYVVIAPGLALAHARPGADVVREGLAVVTLATPVAFGHPHNDPVRVVLGLAVSNAEEHVASVAGLANVFNDPTAIGRIASATTADEVRAVLGVHAEEVSA; from the coding sequence ATGCCCCTCCCGCCCCTCCCCGACACCGCCGTCGCGCTCGGAGCCGAGGCCGCCGACTGGCGTGCCGCCGTGCGCCTCGCCGGTCGGGCGCTCAACCGGTCGGGTGCGACGAAGGCGGAGTACGTCGAGCGCATGATCGCCGTGATCGAAGAGTTCGGCGCGTACGTGGTCATCGCACCGGGTCTCGCGCTGGCCCATGCACGCCCAGGCGCCGACGTGGTGCGCGAGGGCCTCGCCGTCGTGACCCTCGCCACGCCGGTCGCCTTCGGACACCCCCACAACGACCCCGTGCGCGTGGTGCTCGGGCTCGCCGTGTCGAACGCGGAGGAGCACGTCGCGTCGGTCGCCGGGCTCGCGAATGTGTTCAACGACCCGACGGCCATCGGGCGCATCGCCTCGGCCACGACGGCCGACGAGGTGCGAGCGGTGCTCGGCGTCCACGCCGAGGAGGTGTCGGCGTGA
- a CDS encoding adenosine deaminase, giving the protein METNPTQYRLEGDGADIRALPKVSLHDHLDGGLRPQTLIELGDELGLDLPTSDADELADWFTAQADSGSLVEYLKTFDLTTAVMQTREGLTRVAREFVQDLAADGVVYGEIRWAPEQHLTRGLSLDEAVEAVQAGLEQGADDVRHQGRSIRTGQLITAMRHADRGLEIAELAVRHRDRGVVGFDIAGAEAGFPPSRHRTAFDYLASRFFPVTVHAGEADGIESIRGALIDGRALRLGHGVRLAEDLVIERQDDENTYVSLGQVAQWVRDREIALETSPSSNLQTGAIAAWGDELVDHPFDLLYQLGFRVTVNTDNRLQSGTSLTRELWLLADAFGYDLDDLEVFQLNAAAAAFLPLDDREELAEQIEDGFDEA; this is encoded by the coding sequence GTGGAGACGAATCCGACGCAGTACCGGCTCGAGGGCGACGGCGCCGACATCAGGGCGCTGCCCAAGGTGTCCCTGCACGACCACCTCGACGGGGGCCTGCGCCCCCAGACCCTTATCGAGCTGGGCGACGAGCTCGGACTCGATCTCCCGACGAGCGACGCCGACGAGCTGGCCGACTGGTTCACCGCGCAGGCCGACTCGGGGTCCCTCGTCGAGTACCTGAAGACGTTCGACCTCACGACGGCCGTCATGCAGACCCGTGAGGGGCTCACCCGCGTGGCGCGCGAGTTCGTGCAGGACCTCGCGGCCGACGGCGTCGTGTACGGCGAGATCCGCTGGGCACCCGAGCAGCACCTCACGCGCGGGCTGTCCCTCGACGAGGCGGTCGAGGCCGTGCAGGCCGGGCTCGAGCAGGGTGCGGACGACGTGCGGCACCAGGGCCGGAGCATCCGCACCGGCCAGCTGATCACCGCGATGCGGCACGCCGATCGCGGATTGGAGATCGCCGAGCTCGCCGTCCGGCACCGCGATCGCGGCGTCGTCGGGTTCGACATCGCCGGCGCCGAGGCGGGCTTCCCGCCGAGCCGGCACCGGACCGCGTTCGACTACCTGGCGAGCCGGTTCTTCCCCGTGACCGTGCACGCGGGCGAAGCCGACGGCATCGAGTCGATCCGCGGCGCCCTCATCGACGGCCGGGCTCTGCGGCTCGGTCACGGGGTGCGGCTCGCGGAGGACCTCGTCATCGAGCGGCAGGACGACGAGAACACGTACGTCTCGCTCGGCCAGGTCGCCCAGTGGGTGCGCGACCGGGAGATCGCGCTCGAGACGAGCCCGTCGTCGAACCTCCAGACGGGCGCCATCGCAGCGTGGGGCGACGAGCTGGTCGACCACCCGTTCGACCTGCTGTACCAGCTCGGATTCCGGGTCACCGTGAACACCGACAACCGGCTGCAGTCGGGCACGTCGCTGACGCGTGAGCTCTGGCTGCTCGCCGACGCCTTCGGCTACGACCTCGACGACCTCGAAGTGTTCCAGCTGAACGCGGCCGCGGCGGCCTTCCTGCCGCTCGACGACCGCGAGGAGCTCGCCGAGCAGATCGAGGACGGGTTCGACGAGGCCTGA